Proteins encoded in a region of the Zea mays cultivar B73 chromosome 4, Zm-B73-REFERENCE-NAM-5.0, whole genome shotgun sequence genome:
- the LOC103653996 gene encoding tetraspanin-6 — protein MSASRRRRRSRRTGSRTCSTGAASDEREQEKEEKQKDRRPYEQSGCCKPPTACQYSGGMPVGAQDEDCYRWNAPDILCYRCDSCRAGVMEQVRQDWHKIFVLDVAVLAALVCICSCGCCAFRNARHSRSQYPYGVNQTSKINPRWDYWWR, from the exons ATGAGCGCGAGCAGGAGAAGGAGGAGAAGCAGAAGGACCGGCAGTCGTACGTGTTCGACTGGCGCAGCCTCCGACGAGCGCGAGCAGGAGAAGGAGGAGAAGCAGAAGGACCGGCGGCCGTACGAGCAGTCCGGCTGCTGCAAGCCGCCGACGGCGTGCCAGTACAGCGGAGGCATGCCAGTCGGGGCGCAGGACGAGGACTGCTACCGGTGGAACGCCCCGGACATCCTCTGCTACCGGTGCGACTCGTGCAGGGCCGGCGTGATGGAGCAGGTGCGCCAAGACTGGCACAAGATCTTTGTGCTCGACGTCGCCGTGCTCGCCGCTCTCGTCTGCATCTGCTCATGCGGGTGTTGTGCCTTCAGGAACGCTCGCCACTCCCGGTCCCAGTACCCATACGGGGTAAACCAAACGTCCAAGATAAACCCACGCTGGGACTACTG GTGGCGATGA